From Scomber scombrus chromosome 6, fScoSco1.1, whole genome shotgun sequence, the proteins below share one genomic window:
- the LOC133981865 gene encoding interferon-induced transmembrane protein 3-like: MHSAAYSAQPQHTTVIVHTDTPNDHIVWSLCSLLYSNPCCIGLVAVLYSFKARDRKVFGDMEGARRYASTARCLNIVSTGLICIIIITLIILYVLVWHTAVNLQKNH; the protein is encoded by the exons ATGCATTCTGCAGCTTACTCAGCTCAACCTCAGCACACCACTGTGATTGTCCACACTGACACCCCCAATGACCACATCGTTTGGTCCCTATGCAGCCTTCTCTACTCCAACCCTTGCTGCATTGGACTGGTGGCAGTGTTGTACTCTTTCAAG gccAGAGACCGAAAGGTGTTTGGAGACATGGAGGGTGCCAGACGTTACGCCTCCACTGCCCGTTGCCTCAACATCGTGTCCACTGGCCTGATTTGCATCATAATCATTACTTTAATTATTCTGTATGTTCTGGTGTGGCATACCGCAGTCAATCTGCAAAAAAACCACTAG
- the LOC133981867 gene encoding dispanin subfamily A member 2b-like, translating into MNPEGYPCEAAPLHGGRYDVLPVQPIAPTMVQYTTLNINIEPPRDHIIWSLWSFVYLNPFCLGLTAFIFSVKARDRKVVGDLEGARHYGSTARNLNIISTVLTSIAIFIFFLTFKEILEFLIKFSHD; encoded by the exons ATGAATCCTGAAGGTTACCCCTGCGAGGCTGCTCCACTGCACGGCGGCAGGTATGATGTGTTACCCGTGCAGCCCATTGCACCAACGATGGTTCAGTACACCACTCTGAACATCAACATTGAGCCGCCGCGAGACCACATCATCTGGTCCCTGTGGAGCTTTGTCTACTTAAACCCTTTCTGCCTCGGACTGACAGCGTTCATCTTCTCTGTTAAG GCTAGAGACCGGAAGGTGGTTGGAGACCTGGAAGGTGCCAGACACTACGGCTCCACTGCCCGCAACCTCAACATCATTTCCACCGTGCTGACTTCCATCgcaatctttattttcttcttaacGTTCAAAGAGATTCTCGAGTTCCTCATAAAATTCAGCCACGACTGA